From one Bacillus sp. FJAT-42376 genomic stretch:
- the nei gene encoding endonuclease VIII → MPEGPEIRRAADQIEAAVMNAPILEVFFGLEPLQEYESLFQGAQLKKIETKGKAMLIRFDNGYTVYSHNQLYGKWFIRSSYTYPKTNRQLRMAIHTEKKSALLYSASDILVMTDKEADKHPFILKAGPDLLNDEVTADELVKRFVSTSFCKRKWVSLLLDQSFIAGIGNYLRSEILFEARIHPDLRPADCSLEQLKQAAESALRLTWRSYETGGITADPELAARLKKEGVKRSSYRHWVFNREGEHCRICGAHIKKTMAASRRIYYCPDCQRKTHP, encoded by the coding sequence ATGCCGGAAGGACCGGAAATCAGGAGAGCGGCCGATCAAATCGAAGCGGCGGTTATGAATGCACCCATTCTGGAAGTATTCTTCGGACTGGAGCCTCTGCAGGAGTATGAATCCCTTTTTCAGGGCGCTCAACTGAAAAAGATAGAGACGAAGGGAAAAGCCATGCTGATCCGGTTTGATAATGGCTATACCGTCTATTCTCATAATCAGCTTTACGGGAAATGGTTTATCCGCTCTTCCTATACGTACCCGAAAACGAACAGGCAGCTTAGAATGGCGATTCATACGGAGAAGAAATCCGCCCTTTTATACAGTGCGTCCGATATCCTGGTTATGACGGATAAAGAAGCAGACAAACATCCATTTATTTTAAAGGCAGGTCCGGATTTATTAAATGACGAAGTAACAGCAGATGAGCTAGTTAAACGGTTTGTTTCAACGTCCTTCTGCAAAAGAAAATGGGTATCATTGCTTCTTGATCAGTCTTTTATTGCAGGCATCGGTAATTATTTAAGGAGTGAGATTCTTTTTGAGGCCCGTATACATCCCGATCTGCGCCCGGCAGACTGTTCTCTGGAACAGCTGAAGCAAGCGGCAGAATCCGCCTTAAGACTGACATGGAGGTCATATGAAACGGGGGGGATTACGGCAGATCCTGAACTTGCCGCCAGGTTAAAAAAAGAGGGGGTCAAACGCTCTTCATACAGGCACTGGGTTTTCAACAGAGAAGGGGAGCATTGCCGGATCTGCGGGGCCCATATAAAAAAGACAATGGCTGCTTCTAGGCGAATTTACTATTGTCCTGACTGTCAGCGCAAAACGCATCCATGA
- a CDS encoding SurA N-terminal domain-containing protein, whose translation MKKIMYPLIIGLMSVVLAACGAQDQAQKEEPKKSEEQSKSDQPSQKEQQKQMEEMQKKMEAQRVDDKKTVATVNGQKITGSDYNSVLSSTQMQMQQMGQDPTAKEALKQVKDQTVNTLVGQNLLMQEADKKGFKASDDEVKKQIDEIKKQYNNDEKKFQEALKMQKMNEQQLNEQVAESIKMNKYVEKEIPAPAITDKEIEDYYNQFAQQGGQKPPKLEEVKPQIKQQLTQQKQNETLGKKVEELKKTAKVEVMI comes from the coding sequence ATGAAAAAAATAATGTATCCTCTCATCATAGGATTAATGAGCGTGGTTTTGGCCGCATGCGGAGCCCAGGATCAGGCACAGAAGGAAGAGCCAAAGAAATCAGAAGAACAGTCTAAATCGGATCAGCCAAGTCAAAAAGAGCAGCAAAAACAAATGGAAGAAATGCAAAAGAAAATGGAAGCGCAAAGAGTGGATGATAAAAAGACGGTTGCTACGGTAAACGGGCAGAAGATAACAGGAAGCGACTATAATAGTGTACTCTCCTCTACTCAAATGCAAATGCAGCAAATGGGCCAGGACCCCACTGCCAAAGAAGCGCTGAAACAAGTAAAAGATCAAACGGTCAATACGCTTGTCGGTCAAAATCTTTTGATGCAGGAAGCAGATAAAAAAGGCTTTAAAGCGTCTGATGACGAAGTGAAGAAACAAATCGATGAGATTAAGAAGCAATACAACAATGATGAGAAAAAATTCCAGGAAGCTTTGAAAATGCAGAAAATGAATGAACAACAGCTTAATGAGCAAGTAGCAGAAAGCATAAAAATGAACAAATACGTGGAGAAAGAAATTCCTGCACCGGCAATAACGGATAAAGAGATTGAGGACTATTATAATCAATTCGCCCAGCAAGGCGGCCAAAAACCGCCGAAGCTTGAAGAAGTAAAACCTCAAATTAAGCAGCAGCTTACTCAGCAAAAACAAAACGAAACACTCGGCAAAAAGGTGGAAGAGCTCAAAAAAACAGCAAAAGTGGAAGTAATGATTTAA
- a CDS encoding dihydrodipicolinate synthase family protein, producing the protein MDASKWKLLREGTVIPAHPLALTDSRKLDEKRQRALTRYYMESGAGGMAVGVHTTQFEIRKPEIGLFEPVLRMAAEETADIGRPFLKIAGVCGPLSQALEEAIMARNLGYDLVLVSNGGLTDYSEDELLERTRQISEILPVFGFYLQPSVGGRVLSYHFWRKMADLPGVAAIKMAPFNRYQTLDVARAVCHSERRDEIALYTGNDDNIVADLLTSFRFTIDGRSVEKEIAGGLLGHWAVWTQKAVGLLEKIKTAKQTGEGILELLAEGTQITDANAAFFDSANQFRGCIAGINEVLKRQGLMEGNWCLDPEERLSTGQAEEISRVYSEYTHLHDDDFIRSHLNEWTGSR; encoded by the coding sequence ATGGATGCATCTAAATGGAAGCTATTGAGAGAAGGAACGGTCATTCCGGCTCATCCTCTTGCATTAACGGACAGCCGAAAGCTGGATGAAAAAAGGCAAAGGGCGCTTACACGCTATTACATGGAAAGCGGGGCCGGAGGGATGGCTGTCGGCGTGCACACGACCCAATTTGAAATAAGGAAACCCGAAATCGGTTTGTTTGAGCCTGTACTGAGAATGGCAGCAGAAGAGACAGCGGATATTGGGCGCCCCTTTTTAAAAATCGCCGGGGTATGCGGCCCGTTAAGCCAGGCATTGGAAGAAGCCATCATGGCCAGGAATTTAGGATATGATCTTGTACTTGTAAGCAACGGCGGCCTCACGGATTATTCAGAGGATGAGCTGCTGGAGAGGACGAGGCAAATCAGCGAAATTCTTCCAGTATTCGGGTTTTATCTACAGCCTTCAGTCGGAGGAAGAGTGTTATCTTATCATTTTTGGAGGAAAATGGCGGATCTGCCCGGTGTAGCGGCGATAAAAATGGCCCCGTTCAACCGATATCAAACACTTGATGTTGCAAGAGCTGTCTGCCATTCAGAAAGACGGGATGAGATTGCGCTTTACACTGGAAATGACGATAATATCGTAGCCGACCTGCTCACTTCATTCCGATTTACCATTGACGGCAGGTCAGTCGAAAAAGAGATTGCAGGGGGCTTGCTCGGACATTGGGCTGTTTGGACACAAAAAGCGGTTGGCCTGCTTGAAAAAATCAAAACGGCAAAGCAAACGGGAGAAGGGATCCTCGAGCTGCTTGCGGAGGGAACCCAAATTACGGATGCCAATGCGGCCTTTTTTGATTCGGCCAATCAATTCAGAGGGTGTATTGCAGGGATCAATGAAGTTTTGAAAAGACAAGGGCTAATGGAGGGGAATTGGTGTCTCGATCCGGAAGAACGGCTTAGCACGGGCCAAGCGGAAGAAATCAGCCGTGTTTATAGCGAATACACGCATTTGCATGATGATGACTTTATCCGTTCACATTTGAATGAATGGACCGGGTCCCGCTAG
- a CDS encoding MFS transporter — translation MRIVHILREEKNYARLFYAGLVNGIGDRFSQVALLSLLLYLTGSGMAVGIAMALRLVPFLFFGPLGGFLADRYSRRTILMTADFFRIVFAVSFVFIDSASMIWLAYVSSFFLAAGEAIYAPARRSSIPFLVKSENLQAVNGLEQVMLGAVLIAGSVSGGIVTFFFGPDVTFWLNGFSFLAAACLLYQLPAKYGAEKEEGGQNRSFIGSIKTVKQVVSASAILFIIFLFELTVPVFNGIDNVLISVYAVQEFRLGDMGVGLFYGSLGTGLVLSFLVSPRIKSRFLQIGIFTLFLEGIFLILLSTASIPAAASLLFVLMAFVSGIGNACFDSLIMKESPKHHQGMIFGFLSTMSNTLMGLSMLGAGILLEWIPNRVMGMLGGAGFVMIGCMLMVFYLLRKNKGDMRKNTVLSMDKKG, via the coding sequence ATGAGAATCGTGCATATTCTCCGGGAAGAAAAAAATTATGCGAGGCTTTTTTATGCGGGACTCGTAAACGGGATTGGAGACCGCTTCAGCCAAGTTGCATTGCTGTCGCTTCTTTTATATCTAACGGGCTCTGGAATGGCTGTTGGAATTGCGATGGCTCTGAGGCTTGTGCCGTTTTTATTTTTCGGGCCGCTTGGAGGGTTTTTGGCAGACCGCTATTCAAGAAGAACGATTTTAATGACAGCTGATTTCTTCAGAATCGTTTTTGCTGTTTCATTTGTCTTTATTGACAGTGCGTCTATGATTTGGCTTGCGTACGTGAGCTCTTTTTTTCTGGCAGCGGGAGAGGCTATTTATGCCCCGGCCAGAAGGTCTTCTATCCCTTTTTTGGTCAAGTCTGAGAATCTGCAAGCCGTAAATGGGTTAGAGCAAGTCATGCTTGGAGCTGTCCTGATTGCCGGTTCGGTTTCCGGAGGCATCGTTACCTTCTTTTTTGGGCCTGATGTCACATTTTGGCTGAATGGATTTTCCTTTCTGGCCGCTGCCTGTCTTCTTTATCAGCTTCCCGCAAAGTATGGAGCTGAAAAGGAAGAAGGAGGACAGAACAGATCTTTTATCGGGTCAATAAAAACAGTAAAACAAGTGGTGTCCGCCTCTGCTATCCTGTTTATCATTTTCCTGTTTGAGCTGACAGTTCCCGTCTTCAATGGGATTGATAATGTGTTGATCAGTGTATACGCTGTGCAGGAGTTTCGATTGGGGGATATGGGAGTAGGTCTCTTCTATGGATCTCTCGGGACGGGGCTTGTGCTTAGTTTTCTAGTGAGTCCGAGAATAAAAAGCCGCTTTCTTCAAATTGGAATTTTTACTCTCTTTCTGGAAGGGATTTTTCTCATTCTGTTAAGCACAGCTTCAATACCGGCCGCCGCGTCCTTGCTCTTCGTCCTGATGGCATTTGTATCGGGAATTGGGAACGCCTGCTTTGATTCGCTCATCATGAAAGAAAGCCCTAAACATCACCAGGGGATGATTTTCGGATTTCTATCCACCATGTCAAATACATTGATGGGTCTGTCGATGCTGGGTGCCGGGATTTTACTGGAATGGATCCCGAACCGGGTTATGGGTATGCTTGGAGGGGCGGGGTTTGTGATGATTGGATGTATGTTAATGGTTTTTTATCTATTGCGCAAAAATAAAGGGGATATGCGTAAAAACACGGTTTTATCTATGGATAAAAAAGGGTAA
- a CDS encoding GNAT family N-acetyltransferase, with translation MGAKKEIGMLIYETKDFKRIAKMNKHVQKVHADLLPEKFKDYKSRPVQDFFEKIAEKENHSFYILEVDGEPAGYMWMEEKAYPDTPFKKGYRSLYIHQISMNEKVRGKGYGTRLMEKAELLAKECGITCIELDYWADNEAAGSFYKKLGYKKTREFVSYEW, from the coding sequence ATGGGAGCTAAAAAGGAGATCGGGATGCTTATTTATGAGACGAAGGATTTTAAACGGATCGCAAAAATGAACAAGCACGTACAGAAGGTTCATGCCGATTTATTACCGGAAAAGTTTAAAGACTATAAGTCCAGGCCGGTTCAGGATTTTTTTGAGAAAATCGCAGAGAAGGAGAATCATTCTTTCTATATCCTTGAAGTGGATGGTGAACCGGCAGGGTACATGTGGATGGAAGAAAAGGCATATCCCGATACTCCATTTAAAAAAGGCTACCGCTCTTTATACATTCATCAAATCAGTATGAACGAAAAGGTGAGAGGTAAAGGGTATGGGACCAGGCTGATGGAAAAAGCAGAGCTTCTTGCGAAGGAATGCGGAATCACATGCATCGAGCTTGATTATTGGGCAGATAATGAAGCTGCAGGTTCATTTTATAAAAAACTGGGTTATAAGAAAACGAGAGAATTCGTTAGTTATGAATGGTAA
- a CDS encoding NAD-dependent epimerase/dehydratase family protein: MKTIQQVEEKMTAPSDALIQDMKKVDGDVLILGAGGKMGPTLAKLAKNALMAGGSKQRVIAVSRFSESSTREDLEKNGVETISADLLREEQLKGLPQTANVVYMAGNKFGTKGNEHFTWAMNTYLPGRVAEHFRESRIVSFSTGNVYPLTEIKKGGPTEEHEPGPVGEYAQSSLGRERIFTYFSHHYRIPMVHFRLNYAIDMRYGVLLEVAKAVHAERPIDVTMGHVNVIWQGDANEMALRSLLHCQSPPVILNITGPETVSIRWLAGQFGKRFNKKPEFTGEEQPAALISNAAKSHQLFGYPNVPLLDMIDWTADWVLGDGKTINKPTHFQERQGAY, encoded by the coding sequence ATGAAAACCATTCAGCAGGTCGAGGAAAAAATGACAGCTCCATCTGACGCTCTTATACAGGATATGAAAAAGGTAGACGGCGATGTTCTCATTCTGGGAGCGGGAGGGAAAATGGGACCGACTTTGGCAAAGCTTGCAAAAAATGCCCTGATGGCCGGTGGATCAAAGCAAAGGGTTATAGCCGTTTCCCGTTTCTCGGAATCTTCCACAAGAGAAGATCTTGAAAAAAACGGAGTCGAAACGATTTCAGCAGATTTATTAAGGGAGGAGCAGCTAAAAGGACTTCCACAAACAGCGAATGTTGTGTACATGGCCGGCAATAAATTCGGCACGAAGGGGAATGAGCATTTTACATGGGCCATGAATACATATTTGCCGGGAAGAGTAGCAGAGCATTTTCGCGAATCGCGAATTGTTTCATTTTCAACAGGTAATGTATATCCTTTAACAGAAATAAAGAAAGGAGGACCAACGGAAGAGCATGAGCCGGGTCCCGTTGGCGAGTATGCCCAATCCAGCCTGGGAAGAGAACGGATTTTTACTTATTTTTCCCATCACTACCGGATACCGATGGTTCATTTCCGTTTAAATTATGCGATTGATATGAGGTACGGCGTGCTGCTGGAGGTAGCAAAAGCTGTGCATGCAGAACGTCCGATTGATGTGACGATGGGGCATGTCAATGTGATCTGGCAGGGGGATGCGAATGAAATGGCGCTCCGCTCTCTTCTTCACTGCCAATCTCCGCCGGTTATTCTAAATATCACCGGGCCTGAAACAGTAAGCATCCGCTGGCTGGCCGGTCAGTTCGGAAAACGATTCAATAAAAAGCCCGAATTTACTGGCGAAGAACAGCCGGCTGCTTTAATCAGCAACGCCGCAAAATCCCATCAGCTGTTTGGCTATCCGAATGTACCGCTCCTGGACATGATTGACTGGACAGCGGATTGGGTCCTGGGTGATGGGAAGACCATAAATAAACCGACTCATTTTCAGGAACGGCAGGGGGCTTATTAA
- a CDS encoding NAD-dependent succinate-semialdehyde dehydrogenase: protein MKKWAVYINGEWIQTDETMNIENPATKEVFATVPKGGAKEAEAAVDAAHEALSGWSSLTAYERADYLEKWHALIKKNETEIGKLMTMEQGKPVKEATGEVGYANSFIKWYAEEGKRIYGETIPASASNKRLFVIKQPVGVIAAITPWNFPAAMITRKVGPALAAGCTAVVKPASSTPLTALRLAELAEEAGIPKGVLNVITGSSREISETWMADERVKKLSFTGSTEVGKTLMKGSADTMKKISLELGGHAPFIVMDDADLDGAAKAMAASKFRNSGQTCICTNRAYVHEAVYDEFMEKFKEEVFALKVGNGMDEGVSIGPLIDDDGLQKVKDHIEDAERKGGVIFKSPQKAPDSEGYYIEPVIIGEAADDMLCMNEETFGPVAPVTKVKDMKEAIQRANQSPFGLAAYVYTENISKGIQLVEALHYGIVGLNDGLPSTAQAPFGGMKESGLGREGGRQGIEEYLEVKYVSLGLKM from the coding sequence GTGAAAAAATGGGCTGTATACATAAATGGAGAATGGATTCAAACGGACGAAACGATGAATATTGAAAATCCGGCAACGAAAGAGGTATTTGCAACCGTACCGAAAGGAGGAGCAAAGGAGGCAGAAGCTGCAGTTGATGCTGCACATGAAGCATTATCGGGGTGGTCGTCACTTACAGCGTATGAAAGAGCGGACTATTTGGAAAAGTGGCATGCTCTTATCAAAAAGAATGAAACAGAAATCGGCAAATTGATGACCATGGAACAAGGCAAGCCTGTTAAAGAAGCAACAGGTGAAGTAGGCTATGCAAATAGTTTCATAAAGTGGTATGCAGAAGAAGGAAAGAGAATATATGGGGAAACCATTCCTGCTTCCGCTTCGAATAAACGCCTTTTTGTCATAAAGCAGCCTGTTGGGGTGATCGCCGCCATTACTCCATGGAATTTCCCTGCAGCGATGATTACAAGAAAAGTAGGACCTGCTTTGGCAGCGGGATGCACGGCGGTCGTAAAACCGGCTTCATCCACCCCGCTAACAGCATTAAGGCTTGCTGAGCTTGCAGAGGAAGCGGGCATTCCAAAAGGAGTCCTCAACGTGATTACCGGTTCTTCCCGTGAAATCTCTGAGACATGGATGGCGGACGAAAGAGTGAAAAAGCTCTCCTTTACCGGTTCCACTGAAGTAGGAAAAACCTTAATGAAGGGTTCGGCCGACACAATGAAAAAGATTTCGCTCGAACTTGGCGGACATGCCCCTTTTATCGTAATGGATGACGCTGATCTCGATGGGGCTGCCAAAGCGATGGCTGCCTCGAAGTTCAGAAACTCGGGCCAGACTTGTATTTGTACAAACCGTGCATACGTGCATGAGGCAGTGTACGATGAATTTATGGAAAAATTTAAAGAAGAGGTTTTTGCGCTAAAGGTTGGCAACGGTATGGACGAGGGTGTTTCCATCGGTCCCCTGATTGATGACGACGGCCTGCAAAAAGTAAAAGACCATATAGAGGACGCAGAAAGGAAAGGCGGAGTCATTTTTAAAAGCCCTCAAAAAGCTCCCGATTCAGAAGGGTACTATATCGAGCCGGTTATTATAGGTGAAGCTGCAGATGACATGCTTTGCATGAATGAAGAAACATTCGGTCCTGTCGCCCCTGTAACAAAGGTTAAGGATATGAAGGAAGCGATACAAAGGGCGAATCAGTCCCCTTTCGGACTGGCAGCCTATGTGTATACAGAAAACATCTCAAAGGGAATACAATTGGTTGAAGCCCTTCATTACGGGATTGTTGGATTAAATGACGGACTTCCATCCACGGCTCAAGCTCCCTTCGGCGGAATGAAAGAAAGCGGTCTTGGACGTGAAGGGGGAAGACAGGGAATAGAGGAATATTTAGAGGTTAAGTATGTATCTTTGGGTCTAAAAATGTGA
- a CDS encoding RDD family protein has protein sequence MIHERYAGFWIRALAQLIDSVLLLSLVLVALTATFLIPDTMVNTIVRSIIFLLCIAASLYYQITMPASVYQGTLGKYWLGLKVVSASGGRITVKSAVLRYIGLYLCASFPFLFLFVAFSSRKEGLQDLMARTHVLKMKKKNVFASPAPMQVQP, from the coding sequence TTGATTCATGAGCGATACGCTGGGTTTTGGATCAGGGCATTAGCTCAGCTGATTGATTCGGTTTTGCTGCTAAGTCTTGTTCTTGTTGCATTAACGGCTACTTTCCTCATTCCGGATACAATGGTGAATACAATTGTCCGGAGCATTATTTTTCTTCTATGCATCGCCGCGTCCCTCTATTATCAAATTACGATGCCGGCTTCTGTTTATCAGGGGACATTGGGAAAATACTGGCTTGGATTAAAAGTTGTCAGCGCTTCGGGAGGAAGAATTACGGTTAAATCTGCAGTGTTAAGATACATAGGCCTTTATCTTTGTGCCTCCTTCCCCTTTCTTTTTCTGTTTGTCGCATTCAGCAGCCGGAAAGAGGGGCTCCAGGATCTGATGGCACGAACGCACGTATTGAAAATGAAAAAAAAGAACGTATTCGCTTCTCCGGCTCCGATGCAAGTTCAGCCATAG
- a CDS encoding DUF6359 domain-containing protein has translation MIEKKGKSFIQVMIVCALIFSMLTPWFPNTTKAADNLTVAEAIANNNGQTATVEGYIVAHTSGVKSVKYDPPFGNDYNVAIADSSTEKDVNKMVSVQLPSGFRANFGLQSNPGNIGKKIIVTGELLAYNGMPGVKNAGKIEFSGGTTLPPAEEKSIASARILPKGTTAAITGTVTAIFTAGGKNNVFVQDETAGIIVRGTGLESKVKAGDQIKASGPINDYFGMPQLEPASSDTVVVVKEGAGIPAPQAVSSQDINEQTEGELVTVTHAEVGMKDMNGNFSASDSKGKFVIKPADSFLLAEGKKYDSITGVVDYNFNEYKLIPRTAADVIEDSSAVLPVSANPAPGLVKAGTEVTLTSGTEGAVIHYTLDGTEPSEQSQEYTGPIKIEKDTVIKAAAMKSGFKSSEMSEFEYKIQKASVRIHDIQGETHHSPFNNQNVSDVEGIVTYVADSNNFYMQDMNPDKNDHTSEGVLVYKRAHGLQSGDSVKVSGQVKEWVLEGYSEKLQTDLPVTEINAAGITKVASGMPLPEPVVIGKDRKAPTQIIDNDQFGTFDPEEDGIDFYESLEGMRVAVENPKIIAPQNYGELNVVPGTVETNTVSGGLRATKDDFNPERLIIDINDNSFLAKTGDYFKGTVNGVLSYGFSNYKILSQRTELPEFVQGKTEREITAIKSKKDELTVASYNVENFSPADRDEKVTKLAQAIVNNLKSPDIVGLTEMQDNDGPADSGTTAADLSFKRLIDKIKALGGPEYSYTDIAPEDKKDGGQPGGNIRVGFLYNEKRVKLAPGTKGTATQAVGYEKGKLTLNPGRIDPGNKAFESSRKPLAAQFKFRGENVIVIANHFNSKGGDEPLFGKNQPPQLKSEIQRHQIAGIINSFVKDVKKKDPQANMIVLGDFNDFEFSKTFDILKGSELANMVDKIKPEERYSYTYQGNSQVLDHILVSRHLAETTKADIVHINSSFMEEQGRASDHDPLLIQVDFSSRQRICSILDQIPYTNKEQFDKLCTR, from the coding sequence ATGATCGAAAAAAAAGGTAAATCGTTTATCCAGGTAATGATCGTATGTGCACTTATTTTCAGTATGCTGACGCCATGGTTTCCGAATACGACCAAAGCAGCGGATAATCTTACCGTTGCAGAGGCTATTGCCAACAACAATGGCCAGACTGCCACAGTAGAAGGATACATAGTAGCCCATACGTCAGGGGTCAAATCAGTTAAATACGATCCCCCATTTGGCAATGATTACAATGTAGCCATTGCAGACAGCAGTACCGAAAAAGATGTGAATAAAATGGTCTCCGTTCAGCTTCCATCCGGATTCCGTGCTAATTTTGGACTTCAGTCCAATCCGGGAAATATCGGCAAGAAAATCATCGTAACCGGTGAACTTTTAGCCTATAACGGAATGCCTGGCGTGAAAAATGCCGGCAAGATAGAATTTTCAGGCGGGACGACACTTCCTCCAGCTGAAGAGAAATCCATAGCAAGTGCCCGTATCCTTCCTAAAGGAACAACGGCTGCTATAACTGGAACAGTCACTGCCATTTTTACGGCAGGCGGGAAGAACAATGTTTTTGTCCAAGATGAAACAGCAGGCATCATTGTGAGAGGAACAGGATTGGAATCAAAAGTAAAAGCAGGAGATCAAATTAAAGCATCAGGCCCAATAAATGACTATTTTGGGATGCCTCAGCTAGAACCTGCCAGTTCAGACACAGTTGTGGTGGTAAAGGAAGGCGCTGGTATTCCTGCTCCACAGGCTGTTTCTTCTCAGGATATAAATGAACAAACAGAAGGGGAACTTGTTACTGTAACCCACGCAGAGGTTGGAATGAAGGACATGAATGGCAACTTTTCTGCATCAGACTCAAAAGGAAAGTTTGTCATTAAACCTGCAGACAGCTTTCTGCTCGCAGAAGGGAAAAAATATGATTCCATAACAGGGGTTGTGGACTACAATTTTAATGAATACAAACTCATACCCAGAACCGCAGCTGATGTGATTGAAGATTCCTCAGCGGTTCTCCCGGTGAGCGCAAACCCAGCTCCAGGCTTGGTGAAAGCAGGGACTGAAGTAACCCTGACATCCGGAACTGAAGGAGCAGTGATTCATTACACGCTGGATGGAACCGAGCCTTCCGAACAAAGTCAGGAATATACAGGTCCAATTAAAATAGAAAAAGATACAGTTATCAAAGCAGCTGCTATGAAAAGCGGATTTAAAAGCAGTGAGATGAGTGAGTTTGAATATAAAATTCAAAAAGCTTCCGTCCGCATTCATGATATTCAGGGTGAAACTCATCATTCACCATTCAATAATCAGAACGTATCGGATGTAGAAGGAATAGTGACTTATGTAGCAGATAGCAATAATTTTTACATGCAGGATATGAATCCGGATAAAAATGATCATACATCCGAAGGGGTTCTGGTTTACAAACGTGCTCATGGCTTACAGTCAGGAGATTCCGTCAAAGTAAGCGGACAGGTTAAAGAATGGGTGCTTGAGGGATACAGCGAGAAGCTGCAAACCGATTTGCCTGTAACAGAAATCAATGCTGCAGGAATCACAAAAGTTGCATCAGGGATGCCTTTGCCTGAGCCGGTTGTCATTGGAAAGGACCGGAAAGCCCCAACTCAAATTATTGATAACGATCAATTTGGAACATTTGATCCTGAAGAAGATGGAATTGATTTTTATGAAAGCCTTGAAGGAATGAGAGTGGCTGTCGAAAATCCGAAAATCATAGCTCCGCAAAATTACGGAGAATTAAACGTTGTACCCGGAACGGTTGAGACCAACACAGTAAGCGGTGGTCTTCGGGCAACGAAGGATGATTTTAATCCTGAACGCCTCATTATTGATATCAATGACAATTCGTTTCTGGCTAAAACAGGAGATTATTTTAAAGGTACGGTAAATGGCGTTTTAAGCTACGGCTTTAGTAATTATAAAATACTAAGCCAAAGAACAGAGCTGCCTGAATTTGTACAAGGAAAAACAGAACGCGAAATCACTGCAATCAAAAGCAAAAAGGATGAACTGACGGTTGCTTCGTACAACGTAGAGAATTTCTCTCCTGCAGATCGTGACGAAAAAGTGACAAAGTTGGCTCAAGCAATCGTGAACAATTTAAAAAGTCCCGATATTGTAGGCTTAACAGAAATGCAGGATAATGACGGTCCGGCTGATTCAGGAACTACAGCCGCTGACTTAAGCTTTAAAAGATTGATTGATAAAATCAAAGCTCTTGGAGGCCCGGAATATTCTTATACAGATATTGCCCCCGAAGATAAAAAAGACGGAGGCCAGCCCGGCGGTAACATTCGTGTAGGCTTCCTTTATAACGAAAAACGGGTAAAACTTGCACCGGGAACAAAAGGGACGGCCACTCAGGCTGTCGGCTATGAAAAAGGAAAGCTTACTTTAAATCCAGGACGAATTGACCCGGGCAACAAAGCGTTTGAATCCAGCAGGAAGCCGCTTGCTGCACAGTTCAAATTCAGAGGCGAAAACGTAATCGTGATTGCGAATCATTTTAATTCAAAGGGCGGAGATGAGCCGCTATTCGGAAAAAATCAGCCTCCGCAACTAAAAAGTGAAATCCAGCGCCATCAAATTGCCGGAATCATCAACAGTTTCGTCAAAGATGTTAAAAAGAAGGACCCGCAAGCGAACATGATTGTACTAGGGGATTTCAACGATTTCGAGTTCTCTAAAACCTTCGATATTTTAAAAGGGTCTGAACTTGCAAATATGGTTGATAAAATTAAACCTGAAGAAAGATACTCTTACACATATCAAGGAAATTCACAGGTTCTTGACCATATTCTAGTGTCCAGACACCTTGCCGAGACAACGAAAGCGGACATCGTCCACATTAACTCTTCATTTATGGAAGAACAGGGCCGCGCAAGCGATCATGACCCGCTCTTAATTCAAGTCGACTTTAGTTCAAGACAAAGAATCTGCAGCATCCTGGATCAAATTCCATATACAAATAAAGAGCAGTTTGATAAGCTTTGCACACGTTAA